ATGTGTATCGTTTTCGGCAACAAAGGTTCTCCCATAGGAGACACTCTCCCCCTTTTTTATTGTCTTAATGAGTCCGATCTTTGTCTCCATGGACAGGACCGGTCGAAGGTCTGCTTTATCCCTCCCCATATTGATAAGATCGGGAGGATACCCAAAGATACCCAGACCGGGCCTTACCATGTCGTAATAAGCCTCCGGATACTGAATAATCGCTCCGGTGTTCGCAGCATGCACAAGGCCATGAGGGATATGCTGGGATTTAAGGGTCTCTACAAGTAGGTCCAGCCTATTAATCTGTAAGAGCGTATAGGCACGATCAGAGATATCTGAAACGGAAAAATGCGTACAGATCCCTCCCATCATAAGGTTTTTACTATTACCGACAAAGCTTGCCAGGGACAAAGCTTCTTCGGGTCGACAGCCCAGCCGTCCCATGCCAGTATCAACCTTGAGATGGATCTCGGCCACTTTTCCCTGGTTTCGGGCTTCTTGTTCAATCTGTTTGATGTATGCCAAATCGGAGGCAAAGGGAGTAATATCAAACCTAACGAGCCGGGGGACCTCGGAAACGTCGGCTACCGTAAATAGAAAGATAGGCGCCGCAATTCCTGCATCCCGAAGCTCAAGGGCCTCATCCACGGTAGCAACACCAAGGGCCTGTGCACCGGCCTCAATACCGACCTTTGCCATCTTTACGGAGCCGTGGCCGTATGCATTTGCTTTGACCACCAGACAAATCTTCCTTCCGCCGGTTTTCTTCGAGATGACCCGAATATTATGACGATACAACCCTAAATCGATACGTGCCTTTGTCGGACGCATAACGGTAACCTCAAACTAATGGCGAGTACTAAGACGTCGTTCCAGATTTTTAGAAACGAGGATCAGCGGATAACAGATAATAAAGAAATACCCGCCCACGATCAGAAATGCGAGAAAAGAGTTTTGCGTAAGCAAAGACATCTGTCGTGATGTTCTCACCACCTCGGCAAGTCCGACGAGAGATACGATGGAAGTATCCTTTATCGTCATAATCACCTGACCAACGATCGAAGGCAGCGTTAATTTGATCATCTGCGGGAAAATGATCAACGTCATCTTCTGAAAAAAATTCATGCCAATCGAATCAGCGGCAAAATACTGCCCGGCATCAATGCTGCGAAGTCCACTTAGGAAAATTTCGGACATAAAGGCGGATGACGTGAAAGACAATACGAAAACGCCCGTTCCAAACGGAGAAAGGGAAATCCCGATATTGGGAAGAATAAAAAACGTTGCATATACCAGAAGTAAGAAAGGGGCTCCCCTGATGATCTCGACAAGAAGGGAGAAAAACTGAGACAGAATACGTATCCTATAATATCGAACAACGGCAATAACAGACCCCAGGATAAGGCCGATAAGCAAAACTATTGGTAGGAAAGAGAGATTGATAAGAAATGCTTTCCCAAGGCGCAGGATCTGATGTAATATGGAAATATCTTCAAAGAACATGATTTACCCCCTGCTTGCCTTTTTGGTTTCGAAGGACATACTAGCAAGTCTGAACACAATGTAGAGCAAGAAATAAATTATCATCGGTATGACTAAGGCTTCCATCGGCCTGTAGGTAGAGGAGGAAACATTCCGATAGGTATATGTCAACTCCTGGACAACCAATACCGCAGCAAGGCTGGTATCCTTTATCAGATATGAGAATTGAGACAAAAGCGGAGCAATAACCCGCTGTATGACCTGAGGGAAAATGATATACTGGAGGCAGGCAAACCAACCCATGCCAAGGGAATAGGCGGCATAAAACTGTCCATTATCGATGCCTTCCAAGCCTCCGCGGAAAATCTCAACGACGTAGGCTCCTGTGTTGAGCGAAAAAGCTATGACCGAACTCACATACGGATCTACCTGGACACCGAGCAGAGGCAAGCCGTAATAGATAAAATATAGTTGAACCAGCAGTGGAGTGCTCCGCATAATAATCGTATATGTATCGATAATCACGGAAAGCAGCCGAATCCTTGCCTGGTTTACAGTCGCCAGAACGAGCCCCAAAAAAAGCGCAATACAAGCACTGAAGAACGCAATTTTCAATGTCTCCAATGCCGCTTTGAGGAAATCCGGGAGATACTGGATAATAATATATATCTGCATGGTACACTCCCAAGGGCTAAAGGATTTTTCTCAAAAATTCTTTCGCTCGATCACTCGTAGGATTATGAAAAAACTGATCTTTATCTGTAAGCTCAAGGATTTCCCCTCGTTCGAGAAAACAAACCTTTGTAGCAACCTCACGGGCAAAACCCATTTCGTGAGTGACAATAACCATAGTCATTCCTTGAAGTGCGAGGTCCTTCATAACCGACAAGACTTCCTTAATCATTTCCGGATCAAGAGCACTGGTCGGCTCATCAAAAAGCATGAGTTCGGGATTCATTGCCAGAGAGCGTGCAATCGCAACCCGCTGCTTTTGGCCGCCGGATAGCTGCGAAGGATATACATCATATTTTTCGGACAACCCAACAAGATCGAGCAGTTTCTTCGCCCGTTCTTTTACCTCTGCCTCATTTTCATGCTTTACCTTTATGGGCCCGATTGCAACATTATCCAAAACCGTGAGATGGGGAAACAAATCGAAATGCTGAAATACCATTCCGCATCGCTTTCTAACTTCAACCAAATTTTTTCGGTTCTTCTTGCCACCGGAAATCTCCATGCCGAGAACTTTCACGCTGCCATGGTGACTGTGTTCAAGCTGATTGATGCAGCGAAGCAAGGTACTCTTTCCGGAACCACTGGGACCGCAGATAACAAGTATATCGCCTTCCTCTACAGTGAGACTTAAATCGGAAAGCACCTGTGTAGTGCCATATTTAAATGATAGATCGGTAATTCTAACGAGTTCTTCTTTCTTCATGGAACCTTCCTGAAAATAACATTGCGGAAGAGGCTTCCCTCCTCCGCATATCGTGCTGTGTCTTTTAAGCTTATTGAATTATTGGGTTTGGCGTCCAATCCTTGCCTACAAATTTTTTGTAGATTTTTCCATAATTTCCGTTAAGCTTTTCCCATTTCAAAAACCAATTGAACCAATCAACCAAGGCATCATTCTGATTTCCCTGCGTGAAAGCCAAGCCGTACACATCGGGACGTACGGGGTTGGCAGTGAGGGTAAATTCGGGGTTTTGCTTACAAAACTCAAGCAAAAGGAGTTCATCATCCATTACACCGTCGATCCTTCCGTTCTTCAGCTCATTGATAAAGTCGGTTGAACTTTCATACTGCTTTGGCTCGTAGTTATAGTTTTCCTTCAAATAGGTCGCATGCGAAGAACCCATTGTTGCCGCCAGGATCTTGCCAGGTTCAAGCAGCTCCTTCCAATCCCGAATACCGCTGTCCTTCCGCACCATGGCATACACACCGGTAAACATATAAGGATCGGAAAAACGGATCGCCTTTGCCCTCGATAAGGACATCGACATGTTTGCCGCTATCATATCCACCTTACCGGCAGTCAAAGAGGGAATCAGGCTCTCCCAAGCCATGTCCTGCCATTCGACCTCCACACCCAACTCTTTCGCGGCAAGCTCCATCAGCTCAACGATTAATCCGGCGGGTTTTCCTTCCGCATCTTTGTACTGAACAGGCGGTCCTGTCAGGTCTGTGGCTACCACCAATTTGCCGCTCTTCAGAATCTTCTGGAGTGCATCCTCCTGTGTCTTTGTTGCATTAGCAGCAGACTGCCCTCCGTTCGAACAAGCCCCTGCCAAAAGGGAAAGAATCATCACCAAGGCCAAAAGGATGATACTTTTTTTCCGTAAACATCGTACTTGCATTGTCGTCCTCCTTAATCTGAATGAAGTATGCATAATGATATGCTCACTTATGTCATATGTCAACTATTTATGATTGCAAATTCCGTATGCCGACACGGCCCCTTCAGCATACCTGCCTTCCTGCGTTCCCCGTCTCATGGTTACGCAGCTGGCCCAACACTCCGCCGGGGTGCCACATCACGTACTCTTCAGGGCTCACTCCCCGAACGCTCTGCAAGATGACGCTTAAGCCCTGAAGAATGAGGATTTCAGCGAGTACCGAAATTCGCGGCGCGCGATCAAGAGGGCCCCCTTCCCCGGAGACCCCGGCAAAGAGATGGGCATCTCCCTCCCGTGCCAACCACGAGGTGGTATTTCCCGTCACCGCAATAACCTTACATCCATTTCGTTTGATCGCTGAGACGGTGGCCTTCAGTTCCGTCGTTTCCCCGCTATTGGAAATACAAATGACAACATCCCCGGGAACCAATTGGCCGCAGGAACCGTGCACCGCCTCAGTTCCATGCAAGTAGTAGGTTGGGGTTCCCGTGGAGGAGAGTAATGAGGCTACATACTCTGCCACATGCGACGGCTTCCCGATTCCGGTGATATGTACCCGATTCCCCCGTTTTTCAGCGGCAAGAATGAGTTCGATCGCATCCTCGTACATGTCCCTCGTAATAAGCTCTGCATACCGGCCGAATTCTTTGCACGCCGTATCGACAAATCGGTCCAGCGCCTCCTGTCCCGCTTTCAACTCTTCCATCTCCTCTCCTATCCCTTCAGCACATCCAACAAGTTCGACTCAACGCCTTGTTCCCGGCCTTTAGCCATTAAATCGGTGACCTCGCTCAAATACGGCAACGACGGTTGTGCGCCAGGACGCGACACCGTCAATGCCGCCGTGTAGCTTGCGAACAGTAATGCCTGCTCATGGTTCATGCCGGTACTCAGTCCGCTCACAAATGCAGCTACAAACGAATCCCCGGCGGCCGTCGGGTCTTTCACATCCACAACATCAATGCAGGGTTGAACAAGAAACTCATTCCTATTAATCAGCGCAGAGCCGCAGCTTCCCAGGGTAACAAGCACATTCTTCACGCCTTTTTTCAGCAGCACCTCGGCTGCGGCTCTTAGATCATCACGGTTAACCCGTTCATCTTCCTTCCTGATGGGTAT
The sequence above is drawn from the Sediminispirochaeta bajacaliforniensis DSM 16054 genome and encodes:
- the alr gene encoding alanine racemase codes for the protein MRPTKARIDLGLYRHNIRVISKKTGGRKICLVVKANAYGHGSVKMAKVGIEAGAQALGVATVDEALELRDAGIAAPIFLFTVADVSEVPRLVRFDITPFASDLAYIKQIEQEARNQGKVAEIHLKVDTGMGRLGCRPEEALSLASFVGNSKNLMMGGICTHFSVSDISDRAYTLLQINRLDLLVETLKSQHIPHGLVHAANTGAIIQYPEAYYDMVRPGLGIFGYPPDLINMGRDKADLRPVLSMETKIGLIKTIKKGESVSYGRTFVAENDTHIGVVAAGFCDGYPRSLSNKGFVTIKEKHYPVIGMVCMDQLIVDLGRDLQVGPDDTVMLLGHGRNEPTMIDLTQRGNVIVNEVICRIPARVPKVYINE
- a CDS encoding amino acid ABC transporter permease; this encodes MFFEDISILHQILRLGKAFLINLSFLPIVLLIGLILGSVIAVVRYYRIRILSQFFSLLVEIIRGAPFLLLVYATFFILPNIGISLSPFGTGVFVLSFTSSAFMSEIFLSGLRSIDAGQYFAADSIGMNFFQKMTLIIFPQMIKLTLPSIVGQVIMTIKDTSIVSLVGLAEVVRTSRQMSLLTQNSFLAFLIVGGYFFIICYPLILVSKNLERRLSTRH
- a CDS encoding amino acid ABC transporter permease; the encoded protein is MQIYIIIQYLPDFLKAALETLKIAFFSACIALFLGLVLATVNQARIRLLSVIIDTYTIIMRSTPLLVQLYFIYYGLPLLGVQVDPYVSSVIAFSLNTGAYVVEIFRGGLEGIDNGQFYAAYSLGMGWFACLQYIIFPQVIQRVIAPLLSQFSYLIKDTSLAAVLVVQELTYTYRNVSSSTYRPMEALVIPMIIYFLLYIVFRLASMSFETKKASRG
- a CDS encoding amino acid ABC transporter ATP-binding protein, with amino-acid sequence MKKEELVRITDLSFKYGTTQVLSDLSLTVEEGDILVICGPSGSGKSTLLRCINQLEHSHHGSVKVLGMEISGGKKNRKNLVEVRKRCGMVFQHFDLFPHLTVLDNVAIGPIKVKHENEAEVKERAKKLLDLVGLSEKYDVYPSQLSGGQKQRVAIARSLAMNPELMLFDEPTSALDPEMIKEVLSVMKDLALQGMTMVIVTHEMGFAREVATKVCFLERGEILELTDKDQFFHNPTSDRAKEFLRKIL
- a CDS encoding ABC transporter substrate-binding protein, giving the protein MQVRCLRKKSIILLALVMILSLLAGACSNGGQSAANATKTQEDALQKILKSGKLVVATDLTGPPVQYKDAEGKPAGLIVELMELAAKELGVEVEWQDMAWESLIPSLTAGKVDMIAANMSMSLSRAKAIRFSDPYMFTGVYAMVRKDSGIRDWKELLEPGKILAATMGSSHATYLKENYNYEPKQYESSTDFINELKNGRIDGVMDDELLLLEFCKQNPEFTLTANPVRPDVYGLAFTQGNQNDALVDWFNWFLKWEKLNGNYGKIYKKFVGKDWTPNPIIQ
- a CDS encoding SIS domain-containing protein, translating into MEELKAGQEALDRFVDTACKEFGRYAELITRDMYEDAIELILAAEKRGNRVHITGIGKPSHVAEYVASLLSSTGTPTYYLHGTEAVHGSCGQLVPGDVVICISNSGETTELKATVSAIKRNGCKVIAVTGNTTSWLAREGDAHLFAGVSGEGGPLDRAPRISVLAEILILQGLSVILQSVRGVSPEEYVMWHPGGVLGQLRNHETGNAGRQVC